In Synechococcus sp. A18-25c, a single window of DNA contains:
- the rpoB gene encoding DNA-directed RNA polymerase subunit beta has translation MSSSAIQVAKTATYLPDLVEVQRASFKWFLEKGLIEELESFSPITDYTGKLELHFVGSEYRLKRPRHDVEEAKRRDATFASQMYVTCRLVNKETGEIKEQEVFIGELPLMTERGTFIINGAERVIVNQIVRSPGVYFKDEMDKNGRRTYNASVIPNRGAWLKFETDKNDLLHVRVDKTRKINAHVLMRAMGLSDNDVIDKLRHPEYYKKSIDAANDEGISSEDQALLELYKKLRPGEPPSVSGGQQLLQTRFFDPKRYDLGRVGRYKINKKLRLTIPDSVRTLTHEDVLSTLDYLINLELDVGGASLDDIDHLGNRRVRSVGELLQNQVRVGLNRLERIIKERMTVGETDSLTPAQLVNPKPLVAAIKEFFGSSQLSQFMDQTNPLAELTHKRRISALGPGGLTRERAGFAVRDIHPSHYGRLCPIETPEGPNAGLINSLATHARVNEYGFIETPFWKVENGRVLKEGDPIYLSADLEDECRVAPGDVATDSDGSILADLIPVRYRQDFEKVPPEQVDYVQLSPVQVISVATSLIPFLEHDDANRALMGSNMQRQAVPLLRPERPLVGTGLETQVARDSGMVPISRVNGTVTFVDATAIVVQDDDGNDHNHFLQKYQRSNQDTCLNQRPIVRQGDRVIVGQVLADGSACEGGEIALGQNVLIAYMPWEGYNYEDAILVSERLVNDDLYTSVHIEKYEIEARQTKLGPEEITREIPNVAEESLGNLDEMGIIRIGAFVESGDILVGKVTPKGESDQPPEEKLLRAIFGEKARDVRDNSLRVPSTERGRVVDVRIYTREQGDELPPGANMVVRVYVAQRRKIQVGDKMAGRHGNKGIISRILPREDMPYLPDGTPVDIVLNPLGVPSRMNVGQVFELLMGWAAANLDCRVKVVPFDEMYGAEKSQQTVEAYLKEAAKQPGKDWIYNPDDPGKLQLIDGRTGEPFDQPVAVGYSHFLKLVHLVDDKIHARSTGPYSLVTQQPLGGKAQQGGQRLGEMEVWALEAYGAAYTLQELLTVKSDDMQGRNEALNAIVKGKPIPRPGTPESFKVLMRELQSLGLDIAVFTDEGKEVDLMQDVNPRRSTPSRPTYESLGVADYDED, from the coding sequence ATGAGCAGCAGCGCGATTCAGGTCGCCAAGACCGCTACCTATCTGCCCGATCTGGTGGAGGTTCAGCGTGCCAGTTTCAAGTGGTTCTTGGAGAAAGGTCTGATCGAGGAGCTTGAGAGCTTCTCCCCGATCACCGATTACACCGGCAAGCTCGAATTGCATTTCGTCGGTAGCGAGTACCGATTGAAGCGTCCGCGCCACGACGTCGAAGAAGCCAAGCGTCGTGATGCCACTTTTGCATCACAGATGTATGTGACCTGTCGTCTGGTAAACAAGGAAACCGGCGAAATCAAGGAGCAGGAAGTCTTCATTGGTGAGCTCCCGTTGATGACCGAACGGGGAACGTTCATCATCAATGGGGCTGAGCGTGTGATCGTCAACCAGATTGTTCGTAGCCCTGGTGTCTATTTCAAAGATGAAATGGACAAGAATGGTCGTCGCACCTACAACGCCAGCGTTATTCCAAACCGTGGAGCCTGGCTAAAATTTGAAACTGACAAGAACGATCTGCTGCATGTTCGTGTCGACAAAACCCGCAAAATCAATGCCCACGTGCTCATGCGCGCGATGGGTTTGTCTGATAACGATGTGATCGATAAACTCCGCCACCCGGAGTATTACAAAAAGTCGATAGATGCCGCTAACGATGAAGGCATCAGTTCTGAGGATCAAGCGCTTCTTGAGCTGTACAAGAAGCTGCGCCCCGGCGAACCTCCCTCGGTCAGCGGCGGTCAGCAGCTGCTGCAGACCCGCTTTTTCGATCCCAAGCGCTACGACCTCGGTCGTGTAGGCCGCTACAAGATCAACAAAAAGCTGCGCCTCACCATTCCTGATTCGGTGCGCACCCTCACCCATGAGGACGTGCTCTCCACTTTGGACTACCTAATCAACTTGGAGCTGGATGTCGGCGGCGCCAGCCTGGATGACATCGACCACCTCGGCAACCGTCGTGTCCGCTCGGTCGGTGAGCTGTTGCAGAACCAGGTCCGTGTTGGCCTCAACCGGCTCGAGCGGATCATCAAAGAGCGGATGACTGTGGGTGAGACCGACTCCCTCACCCCTGCTCAGCTGGTGAATCCCAAACCTCTGGTGGCGGCCATCAAGGAGTTCTTTGGCTCCAGCCAGCTGAGTCAGTTCATGGACCAGACCAACCCTCTGGCAGAGCTCACCCACAAGCGCCGCATCTCAGCTCTCGGCCCCGGTGGTCTGACTCGTGAGCGTGCCGGTTTCGCCGTTCGTGATATCCACCCATCCCACTACGGCCGTCTCTGCCCCATTGAGACGCCTGAAGGTCCCAATGCTGGCCTGATCAACTCCCTGGCCACCCACGCCCGGGTCAATGAATATGGATTCATCGAGACCCCGTTCTGGAAAGTTGAGAACGGACGGGTTTTAAAGGAGGGTGATCCGATCTACCTCTCGGCTGATTTGGAGGATGAATGCCGTGTCGCCCCAGGCGATGTGGCCACCGACAGTGATGGTTCGATCCTCGCTGATCTGATTCCCGTCCGCTACCGCCAGGACTTCGAGAAAGTCCCTCCTGAGCAGGTGGATTACGTGCAGCTCTCACCGGTTCAGGTGATCTCCGTTGCAACTTCTCTGATTCCGTTCCTGGAGCACGACGACGCCAACCGTGCGTTGATGGGCTCCAACATGCAGCGTCAGGCAGTGCCTCTGCTGCGCCCTGAGCGTCCCTTGGTGGGCACTGGGCTTGAAACCCAGGTGGCACGCGACTCCGGCATGGTGCCGATTTCACGGGTCAACGGCACCGTCACCTTCGTGGACGCCACGGCGATCGTGGTGCAGGACGACGATGGCAATGATCACAATCATTTCCTTCAGAAGTACCAGCGCTCCAACCAAGACACCTGCCTGAATCAGCGTCCGATCGTTCGTCAAGGCGACCGCGTCATTGTTGGTCAGGTACTAGCCGATGGCTCGGCCTGTGAAGGCGGTGAGATCGCCCTGGGCCAGAACGTTCTGATCGCTTATATGCCCTGGGAGGGATACAACTACGAGGACGCGATTCTCGTCAGCGAGCGTCTGGTGAACGATGACCTCTACACCTCGGTGCACATCGAGAAGTACGAGATCGAAGCCCGTCAGACCAAACTCGGCCCTGAAGAGATCACCCGCGAGATTCCCAACGTTGCGGAGGAGAGTCTCGGCAACCTGGATGAAATGGGCATCATCCGGATCGGCGCTTTCGTCGAAAGCGGCGACATCCTGGTGGGCAAAGTGACGCCCAAGGGTGAGTCAGACCAGCCGCCGGAAGAAAAGCTCCTGCGCGCCATCTTCGGTGAGAAGGCACGCGATGTGCGCGACAACTCCCTACGTGTTCCCAGCACCGAGCGCGGTCGCGTCGTCGACGTGCGGATCTACACCCGAGAGCAGGGTGATGAGCTACCCCCTGGCGCCAACATGGTGGTGCGTGTCTACGTGGCCCAGCGTCGCAAGATCCAGGTCGGCGACAAGATGGCTGGCCGTCACGGCAACAAAGGCATCATCAGCCGCATCCTTCCTCGGGAGGACATGCCCTATCTGCCCGATGGCACCCCCGTCGACATCGTGCTGAATCCCCTGGGTGTTCCCAGCCGGATGAACGTCGGTCAGGTGTTCGAGCTGCTAATGGGCTGGGCTGCCGCCAACCTCGATTGCCGCGTCAAGGTGGTTCCCTTCGATGAGATGTACGGCGCCGAGAAGTCGCAGCAGACCGTTGAGGCCTACCTCAAGGAAGCGGCCAAGCAGCCCGGTAAAGACTGGATCTACAACCCTGACGATCCCGGCAAGCTGCAGCTGATTGATGGCCGCACCGGCGAACCCTTCGACCAACCGGTGGCGGTGGGATATTCCCACTTCCTCAAACTGGTGCACCTGGTCGACGACAAGATCCACGCCCGCTCCACTGGCCCCTACTCCCTGGTGACTCAGCAGCCTCTCGGCGGTAAAGCCCAGCAAGGTGGACAGCGTCTTGGAGAGATGGAGGTGTGGGCACTGGAGGCCTATGGCGCTGCCTACACCCTTCAGGAGCTGCTGACGGTCAAGTCCGACGATATGCAGGGCCGTAACGAAGCCCTCAACGCGATCGTCAAGGGCAAACCGATCCCCCGCCCCGGTACGCCGGAATCCTTCAAGGTGCTGATGCGCGAGCTTCAGTCCCTGGGTCTCGACATCGCTGTGTTCACCGATGAAGGCAAGGAAGTTGACTTGATGCAAGACGTGAACCCACGTCGCAGCACGCCCAGTCGACCTACCTACGAATCCCTCGGCGTCGCGGATTACGACGAGGACTGA
- a CDS encoding DNA-directed RNA polymerase subunit gamma — MTNSNLRTENHFDYVKITLASPDRVMEWGQRTLPNGQVVGEVTKPETINYRTLKPEMDGLFCEKIFGPSKDWECHCGKYKRVRHRGIVCERCGVEVTESRVRRHRMGFIKLAAPVSHVWYLKGIPSYVAILLDMPLRDVEQIVYFNCYVVLDPGDHKDLKYKQLLTEDEWLEIEDEIYAEDSEIENEPVVGIGAEALKQLLEDLTLEEVAEQLREEIAGSKGQKRAKLIKRLRVIDNFIATNARPEWMVLDVIPVIPPDLRPMVQLDGGRFATSDLNDLYRRVINRNNRLARLQEILAPEIIVRNEKRMLQEAVDALIDNGRRGRTVVGANNRPLKSLSDIIEGKQGRFRQNLLGKRVDYSGRSVIVVGPKLKMHQCGLPKEMAIELFQPFVIHRLIRQNIVNNIKAAKKLIQRADDEVMQVLQEVIEGHPIMLNRAPTLHRLGIQAFEPKLVDGRAIQLHPLVCPAFNADFDGDQMAVHVPLAIEAQTEARMLMLASNNILSPATGEPIITPSQDMVLGAYYLTALQPEMAPIDFGDRSRTFSGLEDVIHAFEDKRLGLHDWVWVRFNGEVDDDDERDEPVSSETLSDGTRLEQWTFRRDRFDEDGALISRYILTTVGRVVMNHTIIDAVAAT; from the coding sequence ATGACCAACAGCAACCTCCGCACCGAGAACCACTTCGATTACGTCAAGATCACCCTCGCATCACCCGATCGGGTGATGGAGTGGGGACAGCGCACCCTGCCCAACGGCCAGGTTGTCGGTGAGGTCACCAAGCCGGAGACCATCAATTACCGCACCCTCAAGCCCGAGATGGACGGGCTGTTCTGCGAAAAGATCTTCGGCCCTTCCAAGGACTGGGAATGCCATTGTGGAAAGTACAAGCGCGTGCGTCACCGGGGCATCGTCTGTGAGCGCTGCGGCGTGGAGGTCACCGAAAGCCGGGTGCGTCGTCATCGCATGGGCTTCATCAAACTGGCGGCACCCGTTTCCCACGTCTGGTACCTAAAGGGGATCCCCAGCTATGTCGCCATTCTGCTGGACATGCCCCTGCGGGATGTGGAGCAGATCGTTTACTTCAACTGCTATGTGGTCCTGGATCCCGGCGATCACAAGGATCTGAAGTACAAACAGCTGCTCACGGAAGACGAGTGGCTGGAAATTGAAGACGAGATCTACGCCGAAGATTCCGAGATTGAGAACGAGCCCGTGGTGGGCATCGGTGCCGAGGCCCTCAAGCAATTGCTGGAAGATCTCACCCTTGAAGAGGTGGCGGAACAGCTGCGCGAAGAGATCGCCGGTAGCAAGGGTCAGAAGCGGGCCAAGTTGATCAAGCGTTTGCGCGTGATCGACAACTTCATCGCCACCAACGCCCGTCCGGAATGGATGGTGCTGGATGTCATTCCGGTGATTCCCCCCGACCTGCGCCCGATGGTGCAGCTCGATGGTGGACGTTTTGCCACCTCCGACCTGAATGACCTTTACCGACGGGTGATCAATCGCAACAACCGTCTCGCAAGGCTTCAGGAAATCCTCGCTCCCGAGATCATTGTCCGCAACGAAAAGCGGATGCTGCAGGAAGCCGTCGATGCCCTGATCGACAACGGCCGTCGTGGCCGCACCGTGGTAGGCGCCAACAACCGTCCGCTCAAGTCATTGAGCGACATCATCGAAGGCAAACAGGGTCGTTTCCGTCAAAACCTGCTCGGGAAGCGTGTCGACTACTCCGGGCGTTCCGTGATCGTGGTTGGTCCCAAGCTCAAGATGCACCAGTGTGGTCTTCCCAAGGAGATGGCGATCGAGCTGTTCCAGCCGTTCGTGATTCATCGCCTGATCCGGCAGAACATCGTCAACAACATCAAGGCGGCCAAGAAGCTGATTCAGCGGGCCGATGATGAGGTGATGCAGGTGCTGCAAGAGGTGATCGAAGGACACCCGATCATGCTCAACCGTGCTCCGACGCTGCACCGTCTTGGTATCCAAGCGTTTGAGCCCAAGCTGGTGGATGGTCGCGCCATCCAGCTGCACCCCCTGGTCTGTCCGGCCTTCAACGCCGACTTCGACGGTGACCAGATGGCTGTCCACGTGCCTCTAGCGATCGAGGCGCAAACCGAGGCCCGCATGCTCATGCTGGCCAGCAACAACATCCTGTCTCCAGCCACCGGCGAACCGATCATCACGCCCTCTCAGGACATGGTTCTCGGTGCCTACTACCTCACAGCACTTCAACCGGAGATGGCACCGATCGACTTCGGTGATCGCAGCCGCACCTTCTCGGGTCTAGAAGATGTGATTCACGCTTTTGAAGACAAGCGTCTTGGCCTCCACGACTGGGTGTGGGTGCGCTTCAACGGCGAAGTTGATGACGATGACGAGCGGGATGAACCCGTGAGCAGCGAAACCCTGTCCGATGGCACACGTCTGGAGCAGTGGACTTTCCGCCGTGATCGTTTCGATGAAGACGGAGCCCTGATCAGCCGCTACATCCTCACGACCGTGGGACGTGTGGTGATGAATCACACGATCATCGACGCAGTGGCAGCCACCTGA
- the rpsT gene encoding 30S ribosomal protein S20, with protein sequence MANNKSSKKRVEIAERNRLQNKAYKSAMRTLMKRCFSACDAYTATPGDEAKATVQSSLNAAFSKIDKAVKRGVLHRNSGAHQKARLSVAVKKAIDPAPTTAG encoded by the coding sequence GTGGCCAATAACAAGTCATCAAAGAAGCGCGTCGAGATCGCTGAGCGCAACCGCCTCCAGAACAAGGCTTACAAGTCCGCCATGCGCACTCTCATGAAGCGCTGCTTCAGTGCTTGTGATGCCTACACCGCTACTCCTGGCGATGAAGCCAAGGCCACTGTTCAATCCAGCCTGAATGCGGCCTTCAGCAAAATCGACAAGGCGGTCAAGCGCGGCGTTCTGCATCGCAACAGCGGTGCCCATCAGAAAGCACGTCTCAGTGTGGCGGTGAAGAAGGCCATCGATCCAGCTCCGACGACCGCCGGCTGA
- a CDS encoding TatD family hydrolase, with protein MAIPALIDSHCHIVFRNFEEDLDEVATRWREAGVKSLLHACVEPSEIPAIRALADQFPEMRYSVGVHPLDTEHWREDTPEVLRQAAQADARVVAIGELGLDLFRDKNLDEQLAVLRPQLDLAVELDLPVIVHCRDAADPMLKELRRRQEKGECPRGVMHCWGGTPDEMDQFLELGFFISFSGTVTFPKATPTHDCARQVPQDRFLVETDCPFLAPVPRRGKRNEPAFVASVAARVAELREQSLEQVAEDTTANARRLFGLP; from the coding sequence ATGGCCATCCCGGCATTGATTGACAGTCACTGTCACATCGTCTTCCGCAACTTTGAAGAAGACCTCGACGAGGTCGCAACCCGCTGGCGAGAGGCTGGTGTTAAGTCGTTGTTGCATGCCTGTGTCGAGCCCAGCGAGATCCCTGCGATCCGCGCCCTTGCCGATCAGTTTCCGGAAATGCGTTACTCGGTGGGGGTGCATCCTCTTGATACCGAGCATTGGCGCGAGGACACGCCCGAGGTTCTGCGGCAGGCGGCTCAAGCTGATGCCCGTGTGGTGGCCATCGGCGAGCTCGGGCTGGATCTCTTCCGCGACAAGAATCTGGATGAGCAACTCGCGGTTCTTCGTCCCCAGTTGGATTTAGCGGTCGAGCTCGATCTCCCCGTGATCGTCCACTGCCGCGATGCGGCCGATCCGATGTTGAAGGAATTGCGTCGGCGTCAAGAGAAGGGGGAGTGCCCGCGAGGCGTGATGCACTGCTGGGGTGGCACCCCCGATGAAATGGACCAATTCCTCGAACTGGGTTTCTTCATCAGTTTCAGTGGCACCGTGACCTTCCCCAAGGCCACGCCTACGCATGACTGCGCCCGGCAGGTTCCGCAGGATCGTTTCTTGGTCGAGACGGATTGTCCGTTTCTGGCCCCCGTGCCACGGCGCGGAAAACGCAATGAGCCTGCGTTTGTGGCTTCCGTCGCAGCGCGTGTGGCCGAATTAAGGGAGCAGTCTTTGGAGCAGGTGGCTGAAGACACCACGGCCAACGCCCGTCGACTCTTTGGTCTTCCTTGA